The following proteins are encoded in a genomic region of Paenibacillus sp. FSL R7-0273:
- a CDS encoding alpha-N-arabinofuranosidase produces MTQRAVLNADIRKGTINRNIYGHFSEHLGRCIYEGIWVGEDSPIPNTKGIRNDVVEALKEIKIPVLRWPGGCFADEYHWKDGIGPREGRKRMINTHWGGTVENNHFGTHEFMELCAMLECEPYINGNVGSGTVQEMSEWVEYLTFNGVSPMAELRTENGREEPWNVSYFGVGNENWGCGGNMRPEYYADLYRRYQTYVRNYGDNKIHRIACGANVDDYNWTEVLMREATRFMDSLTLHYYTIPTGVWNNKGAATGFEAKEWFSTLEAALRMDELVTRHSVIMDKYDPEKRVGLIVDEWGTWYDVEPGTNPGFLYQQNSVRDALVAGLTLNIFHKHSDRVRMANIAQTINVLQAVILTEGEKMLLTPTYHVFNMYKVHQDAQLLDLAVESGAYSFEGREIPEVSASASVDAEGVIHVSLCNLNHAAAAKLPLELRGLAGEDVEVTGTTLAASAMDAHNTFSEPEAVAPQPFTSFQLDKGILSLELPPMSVTVLAIKQKA; encoded by the coding sequence ATGACTCAGCGAGCAGTACTGAATGCAGACATCCGCAAAGGCACGATTAACCGCAATATTTACGGTCATTTTTCCGAGCATCTGGGACGCTGTATTTACGAAGGGATCTGGGTGGGAGAGGATTCCCCGATTCCAAATACAAAGGGTATCCGCAACGATGTTGTGGAAGCGCTTAAGGAAATCAAAATTCCGGTGCTCCGCTGGCCGGGGGGCTGTTTTGCCGACGAGTATCACTGGAAGGACGGCATCGGTCCGCGCGAAGGCCGCAAACGGATGATTAATACGCACTGGGGCGGCACGGTGGAGAACAACCATTTTGGCACCCATGAATTTATGGAGCTGTGCGCCATGCTGGAATGTGAGCCTTACATCAACGGCAATGTGGGCAGCGGCACTGTTCAGGAAATGTCCGAGTGGGTGGAGTATCTAACCTTTAACGGCGTGTCCCCGATGGCTGAGCTGCGTACAGAGAACGGCCGCGAGGAGCCGTGGAACGTATCCTATTTTGGCGTGGGGAATGAGAACTGGGGCTGCGGCGGCAACATGCGTCCGGAATATTATGCCGATCTGTACCGGCGTTACCAGACTTATGTGCGCAACTACGGTGACAACAAGATTCACCGGATTGCATGCGGCGCGAATGTGGACGACTATAACTGGACGGAAGTGCTCATGCGTGAGGCAACCCGGTTTATGGATTCACTGACTCTGCATTACTACACTATTCCGACCGGTGTATGGAATAATAAGGGTGCAGCTACAGGCTTTGAGGCCAAGGAGTGGTTCTCTACTCTGGAAGCGGCACTCCGCATGGATGAGCTGGTTACCCGCCACAGTGTCATTATGGATAAATACGATCCGGAGAAGCGCGTCGGCCTGATCGTTGACGAATGGGGTACCTGGTATGATGTAGAGCCGGGAACGAACCCTGGCTTCCTGTACCAGCAGAACTCGGTCCGCGATGCGCTGGTGGCCGGACTTACGCTGAATATTTTCCACAAGCACAGCGACCGGGTACGGATGGCGAACATCGCCCAGACGATCAACGTGCTGCAGGCTGTCATTCTTACCGAAGGCGAGAAAATGCTTCTGACTCCTACGTATCATGTGTTCAACATGTACAAGGTGCATCAGGATGCGCAGCTGCTGGATCTGGCAGTGGAGAGCGGTGCCTACAGCTTCGAGGGCCGTGAGATTCCTGAGGTATCGGCTTCTGCTTCCGTGGATGCGGAGGGCGTCATTCATGTGAGCCTGTGTAACCTGAACCACGCTGCAGCGGCCAAGCTGCCGCTGGAGCTGCGCGGACTGGCTGGTGAGGACGTTGAAGTTACAGGCACAACGCTGGCTGCTTCGGCAATGGATGCCCATAATACCTTTAGTGAGCCTGAAGCGGTAGCTCCACAGCCGTTTACTTCCTTCCAGCTGGATAAAGGTATTCTTAGCCTGGAGCTTCCTCCAATGTCGGTTACGGTGCTGGCCATCAAGCAGAAGGCTTAA